A DNA window from Fimbriimonadaceae bacterium contains the following coding sequences:
- the pfkA gene encoding 6-phosphofructokinase, translating to MKKIGVLTSGGDAPGMNAAIRGVVRTAVGRGAKVLGFKHGYEGLVANEFEPLKSVSVGGIISRGGTILRTARSEEFRTGDGRVKAVENLKKNGVEGLVVIGGDGSLTGALLLHEEFGFPVMGVPGSIDNDISGTDFSIGFDTAVNTAVEAIDRVRDTAYSHERVFVIEVMGRSNGFIAVEAGLASGAEAILIPEIPYSILEVCHGIRSAAGKGKLSSLIIVAEGAAKASDIKDFIQKNTGFDARYLVLGHMQRGGSPTAFDRVLSLRLGAFAATRLLDGVRGEMVGVEGSRLVSHPLDYVLHTERAVDPKKLLLAEVMAQ from the coding sequence TTGAAGAAAATCGGAGTGCTGACGAGCGGCGGCGACGCCCCGGGGATGAACGCCGCGATTCGGGGAGTCGTGCGGACGGCCGTCGGGCGCGGAGCCAAGGTGCTGGGGTTCAAGCATGGCTACGAGGGTCTCGTGGCCAACGAATTCGAGCCGCTGAAGTCCGTCAGCGTCGGAGGCATCATCAGTCGCGGAGGGACCATTCTCCGCACCGCCCGGAGCGAGGAGTTCCGAACGGGGGATGGCCGCGTCAAGGCCGTCGAGAACCTGAAGAAGAACGGGGTCGAGGGGCTGGTCGTCATCGGGGGCGACGGATCGCTGACCGGCGCCCTGCTTCTCCACGAGGAGTTCGGGTTTCCCGTGATGGGCGTTCCCGGGTCGATCGACAACGACATCAGCGGGACGGACTTCTCCATCGGGTTCGACACGGCGGTCAACACGGCGGTGGAGGCCATCGACCGCGTGCGCGACACAGCCTACTCGCACGAGCGGGTGTTTGTGATCGAGGTGATGGGGCGATCCAACGGGTTCATCGCGGTCGAGGCCGGGTTGGCTTCCGGTGCCGAGGCCATTCTCATTCCCGAGATTCCCTACTCGATCCTCGAGGTGTGCCACGGCATCCGCAGCGCGGCCGGAAAGGGCAAGCTCAGCAGCCTCATCATCGTGGCCGAAGGCGCTGCCAAAGCCTCGGACATCAAGGACTTCATCCAGAAGAACACGGGGTTTGATGCCCGCTACCTCGTCCTCGGCCACATGCAACGGGGCGGGAGTCCCACCGCGTTCGACCGCGTCTTGTCGTTGAGGCTGGGCGCGTTTGCGGCAACGCGCCTTCTCGACGGCGTGCGCGGCGAGATGGTGGGGGTCGAAGGGAGTCGGCTCGTCTCCCATCCCTTGGACTACGTGCTGCACACCGAGAGGGCCGTGGACCCCAAAAAGCTGCTGCTGGCCGAAGTGATGGCCCAATGA
- a CDS encoding 1-phosphofructokinase family hexose kinase: protein MIATVTLNPSIDHSLFVKRLCVGDTNPVLRTEIDAGGKGINLARVAAEMGATTLAVGFLGGGPGAYVRRVLDDQGVRHAFVETREPTRENFSVEDESDAPPTTFNARGPRIESDELERLMALCGEVAGKCRWAAMGGSVPPGVPSGIYQELAALFLRSGCRVLVDADGDALREALEAGPDLCKPNAKEASRLLGRPVASTHDAVAAAHEILARQGSHRGRMTIVSLGADGAVLATPEGTWIGETPKVKARSTIGSGDSMLGAFLWALEEGRPLTEAFRWGLAAGAATATTDGSEIARRPVVERLFAEASITAATPP from the coding sequence ATGATCGCCACCGTCACGCTCAATCCGTCGATCGATCACAGCTTGTTCGTCAAGCGGTTGTGCGTGGGCGACACGAACCCCGTTCTCCGCACGGAGATCGATGCGGGCGGTAAGGGAATCAACTTGGCCCGGGTGGCCGCCGAGATGGGAGCGACGACCCTCGCCGTCGGATTTCTCGGAGGTGGGCCCGGGGCGTATGTCCGGCGCGTTCTCGACGACCAGGGCGTTCGGCACGCGTTCGTCGAGACGCGGGAACCCACTCGCGAGAACTTCAGCGTCGAGGACGAGTCCGATGCTCCACCCACCACCTTCAACGCGCGAGGTCCGCGCATCGAAAGCGACGAGCTCGAACGGTTGATGGCGCTTTGCGGCGAAGTCGCGGGCAAGTGCCGCTGGGCCGCGATGGGAGGTTCCGTTCCCCCTGGCGTTCCGTCCGGGATCTACCAGGAGCTGGCGGCCCTCTTCCTCCGCTCCGGCTGCCGAGTCCTGGTGGACGCCGACGGCGACGCGCTTCGGGAAGCCCTGGAGGCCGGCCCGGACCTGTGCAAACCCAATGCCAAGGAGGCGTCGAGACTCCTCGGGCGCCCGGTCGCGTCGACGCACGACGCGGTGGCCGCCGCACACGAGATCCTCGCGCGCCAGGGCTCCCACCGGGGCCGGATGACGATCGTCTCCCTCGGCGCGGACGGGGCCGTTCTGGCGACGCCCGAAGGGACGTGGATCGGCGAGACGCCGAAAGTCAAGGCGCGCAGCACGATCGGGAGCGGCGATTCGATGCTGGGAGCGTTCCTTTGGGCCCTCGAGGAAGGCCGGCCTCTGACCGAGGCCTTTCGCTGGGGCCTTGCCGCCGGCGCGGCGACCGCGACCACGGACGGTTCGGAGATCGCGCGAAGACCGGTCGTCGAGAGGCTCTTCGCCGAGGCGTCGATCACCGCGGCGACGCCCCCCTAA
- a CDS encoding zf-HC2 domain-containing protein gives MSVQNVECQIAQAQIGRYLTGGALSPEALDQLEGHIGECAACTELLRQRREGLQAMLGGHAAVHAPETNSRPEAESNPAPTGSLVGRLREQLIQAATAPAPPREGAPEGRALLKPLLWSGALAVVLVAMTVLSKNPTLVFGEKAAPPTASEKAQPDAEPAAPPSSPPKPAEKTPEPVATATPETKQAGADPVSQANPTPAQPKPTPAKPNPARPAATPPRVESKAPPPKPASGTIRVYDANGNPITPRSQS, from the coding sequence ATGTCGGTTCAAAACGTCGAGTGCCAGATCGCGCAGGCCCAAATCGGGCGCTATCTCACGGGGGGAGCCCTCTCGCCCGAAGCGCTCGACCAACTCGAGGGCCACATCGGCGAGTGCGCCGCGTGCACGGAGCTGCTGCGCCAACGGCGGGAAGGACTCCAAGCGATGCTTGGCGGACACGCCGCCGTCCACGCCCCCGAAACGAATTCCCGCCCCGAGGCGGAGTCGAACCCCGCCCCGACCGGATCCCTGGTCGGACGGCTCCGCGAACAACTCATCCAGGCCGCGACGGCGCCTGCGCCCCCACGCGAGGGGGCGCCGGAAGGGCGCGCGCTGCTCAAACCCCTCCTGTGGTCCGGCGCGCTCGCGGTCGTTCTTGTTGCGATGACCGTGCTCTCCAAGAACCCGACCCTGGTGTTCGGGGAGAAGGCCGCGCCGCCGACCGCGAGCGAGAAGGCGCAGCCCGACGCTGAGCCCGCCGCACCCCCCTCGTCCCCTCCAAAGCCTGCCGAGAAGACGCCCGAGCCGGTGGCGACGGCCACCCCCGAGACCAAGCAGGCCGGCGCGGATCCTGTTTCACAAGCCAATCCGACACCGGCGCAACCCAAGCCGACGCCGGCGAAACCCAATCCGGCGCGCCCCGCCGCGACCCCACCCAGAGTCGAATCCAAGGCACCCCCGCCCAAGCCCGCAAGCGGCACGATCCGCGTCTACGACGCGAACGGCAACCCCATCACTCCCAGGAGCCAATCATGA
- a CDS encoding YebC/PmpR family DNA-binding transcriptional regulator, translating into MAGHSKWKNIKIRKGKQDAIRGKIFTKLSREIIVAARMGGGDPDSNPRLRLAISKARENSVPKENIERSIQRGTGEIEGAAYEELTYEGYGPGGAAIMLECYTENKNRTVAEVRHAFSKSGGNLAENGSVSWQFKHVGQIVVPAEGVDEEELTLQALEAGGDDVSSEDGTFVITTAIESLHSVNDALEKMGVKTTDVGLSYVATNKAEPTGDDIPKLLRLLDALDDLDDVQETYVNVDVQEEWLQDE; encoded by the coding sequence ATGGCAGGCCACTCCAAGTGGAAAAACATCAAGATCCGCAAGGGGAAGCAGGATGCGATCCGAGGCAAGATCTTTACGAAACTCAGCCGCGAGATCATCGTGGCCGCCCGCATGGGTGGGGGCGACCCCGACTCGAATCCCCGTCTGAGGCTCGCGATCTCCAAAGCGCGCGAAAACTCGGTTCCCAAGGAGAACATCGAGCGCTCGATCCAGCGCGGCACGGGCGAGATCGAAGGGGCGGCGTACGAGGAGCTGACCTACGAAGGGTACGGCCCTGGCGGCGCCGCGATCATGCTCGAGTGCTACACGGAGAACAAGAACCGCACGGTGGCCGAAGTGAGGCATGCGTTCAGCAAGTCCGGCGGGAACCTGGCCGAGAACGGATCGGTGAGCTGGCAGTTCAAGCACGTCGGGCAGATCGTGGTTCCCGCCGAGGGCGTGGACGAGGAGGAGCTGACCCTGCAGGCGCTCGAAGCCGGCGGCGACGACGTATCTTCGGAGGACGGCACGTTCGTGATCACCACCGCGATCGAGTCGCTGCACAGCGTCAACGACGCGCTGGAGAAGATGGGTGTGAAGACCACCGACGTGGGTTTGAGCTACGTGGCGACCAACAAGGCGGAGCCCACGGGCGACGACATTCCCAAACTGCTGCGGCTGCTGGACGCCCTCGATGACCTCGACGATGTTCAGGAGACGTATGTCAACGTCGATGTGCAAGAGGAGTGGCTTCAGGACGAGTGA
- a CDS encoding rhomboid family intramembrane serine protease, with product MSKAGRIPIVALILVAANLVAAFAAAFRPELVAQFGFVAARPSTTTIFASQFLHLNLLHLLGNMVFLAAVGPAVELAAGSLRFATVYLLGGLGGVGAHALLAAPDAAPMIGASGAVAACAAYYSLHYLSLRVPLAPKLGASIAALVGVWLVLQVAGAFLSWGGSGGTAYWAHLGGFATGLVLGLVMKAPSMARLELGHAVLREMNARSPAAAVAAARRHLEEHPSDLAAMRELAAALGRLGDIDEEAAVWCRILDLTPESGQAPALRELDRLQRLSVLPSLRRTLLAERFKDPDPETARRLLQSVVEGSQDDPQRPDAMLALVALERETSPSRAQDLLAELLRIYPMHPAAELARTRGWAS from the coding sequence GTGAGCAAGGCGGGCCGCATTCCGATCGTGGCCCTCATCCTGGTGGCTGCCAACTTGGTCGCGGCATTCGCGGCCGCGTTCCGACCTGAGCTCGTGGCTCAGTTCGGCTTTGTTGCGGCCCGGCCTTCCACAACGACGATCTTCGCGAGCCAGTTCCTTCACCTCAACCTGTTGCATCTGTTGGGGAACATGGTCTTTCTGGCGGCGGTCGGGCCGGCGGTCGAGCTGGCGGCGGGTTCGCTTCGGTTTGCCACGGTCTACCTCTTGGGAGGCCTGGGTGGAGTCGGCGCCCACGCGCTCCTGGCGGCCCCGGACGCGGCCCCGATGATCGGCGCCAGCGGCGCGGTCGCCGCCTGCGCGGCGTACTACTCGCTGCACTACCTCTCCCTGCGCGTTCCGCTCGCTCCGAAGCTCGGCGCATCGATCGCGGCGCTGGTTGGCGTATGGCTGGTGCTCCAAGTGGCGGGCGCCTTCCTCTCCTGGGGGGGCTCCGGCGGCACGGCCTACTGGGCCCACCTCGGGGGCTTCGCCACCGGATTGGTGCTCGGTCTCGTGATGAAGGCGCCCAGCATGGCGCGCCTCGAGCTGGGCCATGCCGTCCTGCGCGAAATGAACGCACGAAGCCCCGCCGCGGCCGTCGCGGCCGCGCGACGCCACCTGGAGGAGCATCCGAGCGACCTTGCCGCGATGAGGGAGCTTGCCGCCGCCTTGGGTCGTCTGGGGGACATCGACGAGGAGGCCGCGGTCTGGTGCCGGATCCTCGACCTCACGCCCGAGTCCGGCCAGGCCCCGGCGTTGCGCGAACTGGATCGTCTGCAGCGACTGTCCGTCCTGCCTTCGCTTCGCCGAACCCTGCTGGCGGAGCGCTTCAAAGACCCGGACCCCGAGACGGCGCGGCGCCTGCTTCAGTCCGTGGTCGAGGGGTCCCAAGACGATCCGCAGCGCCCGGACGCGATGCTCGCCCTCGTCGCCCTGGAGCGCGAAACGAGCCCGTCGAGGGCGCAGGACCTGCTGGCTGAGCTCTTGCGCATCTATCCGATGCACCCGGCCGCGGAGCTCGCCCGCACCCGAGGGTGGGCCTCATGA
- a CDS encoding lysophospholipid acyltransferase family protein, producing MKRAWRYIRPIVLSGLVYGLARLLGLTLRFRTEGMEPFKALTCGWIVTGWHGRSLLAVNFFRKRGAYVIISLSRDGEMQNRVFRWFGFKTIRGSTGRGGARAAIESIRVLRKGAGMTISPDGPRGPSGVVQNGVMLMAQKSGAALVPVGFSAHPRWLAPTWDRYLVPWPFAKVLLVFGEPLYVPPEATADEVEVLRLKLEDQMHQLQADADRRLGVQPCEVAGES from the coding sequence ATGAAGCGGGCTTGGCGCTACATCCGCCCGATCGTTCTCAGCGGCCTGGTTTACGGCTTGGCGCGGCTGTTGGGCTTGACGCTGCGGTTTCGAACCGAGGGGATGGAGCCGTTCAAGGCCTTGACGTGCGGCTGGATCGTGACGGGCTGGCACGGGAGATCGCTGCTTGCGGTGAACTTCTTCCGCAAACGCGGAGCGTACGTGATCATCAGCTTGTCCCGCGACGGCGAGATGCAGAACCGAGTGTTCCGCTGGTTCGGGTTCAAGACGATTCGCGGCAGCACGGGACGCGGAGGAGCCAGGGCGGCCATCGAGTCGATTAGGGTGCTTCGGAAGGGTGCAGGCATGACGATCTCGCCCGACGGGCCGCGGGGACCGAGCGGAGTCGTCCAGAACGGCGTGATGCTGATGGCGCAGAAGTCGGGTGCGGCGCTTGTGCCGGTCGGTTTCAGCGCCCACCCGCGGTGGCTGGCGCCGACGTGGGACCGCTATCTGGTGCCGTGGCCGTTCGCCAAGGTGCTCCTCGTCTTTGGCGAGCCCTTGTACGTTCCGCCGGAAGCCACGGCGGACGAGGTGGAGGTGCTGCGTTTGAAGCTGGAGGATCAGATGCACCAGTTGCAGGCCGATGCCGATCGCCGACTGGGCGTCCAACCGTGCGAGGTTGCCGGCGAGTCGTAG
- the moaC gene encoding cyclic pyranopterin monophosphate synthase MoaC → MAELSHVKADGTVQMVDVGGKASSSRRAVAAGFLRWTPAHREAVGSLPKGDALTIAQVAGIQGGKRCSELIPLCHPLPLSLLDVRLQVEESGVRIEAEARTDGPTGVEMEAYTAVVVAGITLIDMLKGVSPDLVLEDVRLLEKTGGKTPWKRESES, encoded by the coding sequence ATGGCGGAGCTTTCGCACGTGAAGGCGGATGGAACGGTACAGATGGTCGACGTCGGGGGCAAGGCTTCCAGCTCGCGAAGGGCGGTGGCCGCGGGATTCCTCCGTTGGACCCCAGCCCATCGCGAGGCCGTTGGATCGTTGCCCAAGGGGGATGCGCTGACCATCGCGCAGGTGGCGGGCATCCAAGGCGGGAAGCGGTGTTCGGAACTGATTCCGCTTTGCCACCCGCTACCCCTTTCGCTGCTCGACGTGCGGCTGCAGGTGGAGGAGAGCGGCGTCCGTATCGAGGCGGAGGCGAGGACCGATGGGCCGACGGGCGTGGAGATGGAGGCGTACACCGCCGTGGTGGTCGCGGGCATCACGCTGATCGACATGCTCAAGGGGGTCAGCCCGGACCTGGTGCTTGAGGACGTGCGGCTGCTCGAGAAGACAGGAGGCAAGACGCCATGGAAGCGCGAGTCGGAGTCGTAA
- a CDS encoding MogA/MoaB family molybdenum cofactor biosynthesis protein: MEARVGVVTVSDSRSAGRQEDQSGPAAVEALRAQGFCECETRLVPDEISAIQRAIAELCETCAAVFTTGGTGFSPRDVTPEATSTLLDRRADNLVELMRLRGLEHTPMSHLSRGIAGVRGATLVVNLPGSPKAVRQGLDALAPLLPDLLSALQGDGCGHGC, translated from the coding sequence ATGGAAGCGCGAGTCGGAGTCGTAACGGTCAGCGATTCCCGCTCGGCCGGACGGCAGGAGGACCAGAGCGGCCCCGCAGCCGTGGAAGCCCTGCGCGCACAAGGCTTTTGCGAGTGCGAGACGCGGCTCGTTCCCGACGAGATCTCGGCGATCCAAAGGGCGATCGCAGAACTCTGCGAGACCTGTGCGGCCGTGTTCACCACGGGAGGAACGGGCTTTTCGCCGCGCGACGTCACCCCGGAAGCCACCTCGACCTTGCTCGATCGGCGGGCCGACAACCTGGTGGAGCTCATGCGCCTGAGGGGGCTGGAGCACACGCCGATGAGCCACCTGAGCCGAGGCATCGCCGGGGTCCGCGGGGCGACGCTCGTCGTCAACCTCCCAGGCTCTCCGAAAGCGGTGCGCCAAGGGTTGGACGCGTTGGCGCCCTTGCTGCCGGACCTTCTCAGCGCCCTTCAAGGCGACGGATGCGGCCACGGATGCTGA
- a CDS encoding TatD family hydrolase, producing the protein MLIDTHCHLNFADKFPDPAAEIALAAREGVGRLVVVGCDEETSLAAVELADAHEGVYAVVGWHPTSAASFNSAGLLAIEAMLAHPKVVAVGEIGLDFYWDFSTPEQQHRCLRDQLDLARAHAMPVVFHCREAWNPLLDVLEADAPQPYLFHCFSGDAAQAARALALGGVLGFDGPITYKKNDALRAIARDTPADRIVLETDSPYLSPEPFRGKPNRPANVKFVNAALAAARGISAEACAEMTTANAIRFFRLTPPA; encoded by the coding sequence ATGCTGATCGACACGCACTGCCACCTGAACTTCGCCGACAAGTTTCCAGACCCGGCGGCCGAGATCGCCCTTGCCGCGCGCGAGGGCGTGGGACGACTTGTCGTCGTGGGATGCGACGAGGAGACGAGCCTGGCGGCGGTCGAGTTGGCGGACGCGCACGAGGGGGTCTACGCGGTGGTTGGGTGGCATCCGACCTCCGCCGCGAGCTTCAACTCCGCCGGCCTCCTGGCGATCGAAGCGATGCTCGCGCATCCCAAGGTGGTGGCTGTCGGCGAGATCGGGCTCGATTTCTACTGGGACTTCTCCACCCCCGAGCAGCAGCATCGTTGTCTGCGGGACCAGCTCGATCTCGCCCGGGCGCACGCCATGCCCGTGGTCTTCCACTGTCGCGAGGCTTGGAACCCACTCCTGGACGTGTTGGAGGCCGATGCGCCGCAACCCTATCTCTTTCACTGCTTCTCGGGCGACGCCGCCCAAGCCGCCCGGGCGCTGGCGTTGGGAGGAGTGCTCGGGTTTGACGGGCCGATCACCTACAAGAAGAACGACGCGCTCCGCGCCATCGCCAGGGACACTCCCGCGGACCGCATCGTGTTGGAGACGGACAGCCCCTACCTGTCGCCCGAGCCGTTCCGCGGAAAGCCCAACCGCCCGGCGAACGTCAAGTTCGTCAACGCCGCCCTCGCGGCGGCGCGCGGGATCAGCGCAGAGGCGTGTGCAGAAATGACGACGGCCAACGCCATAAGGTTCTTCCGGCTCACTCCCCCCGCCTGA